TCTTCTTTCGTTTCTCGTTTCAGCGTATCCTCGTAGTTCTCGCCGCTCTCCACATGACCGCCCATGCTCATATCTAAACACAATGGAAAAATTCTTTTATCGGCAGAGCGGCGAGGTGTCCAAATTTCTCCTTTTGAATTTACAACAAAAGCGTTTACAACTCGGAAATTTGAAAGATTTTCTGCATAAACTTCTGACCTCTTTTTCTTCCCAACAACATTATCGTCCTCATCTACAAGGTCTAAATATTCATCAAGTGTATGAGTAGGATTCATAAAAAATTGTGTCGGCGGCTTCACCAGAAAAGCGAGGGCGGCGCGGGCATTCCTCCCCCCACCCCTCCTTCCCGCGCCGCCCGAGCGGATTTCGGAAAGGTCTGCAAAATTGCGTCAGCAATTTTGCATGAAATGGTTTCGAGCCGTGTT
The window above is part of the Candidatus Uhrbacteria bacterium genome. Proteins encoded here:
- a CDS encoding NUDIX domain-containing protein encodes the protein MNPTHTLDEYLDLVDEDDNVVGKKKRSEVYAENLSNFRVVNAFVVNSKGEIWTPRRSADKRIFPLCLDMSMGGHVESGENYEDTLKRETKEELNIDTDKSQVRLLGHLSPQKDGVSANMNVYEIKMDEAPDYNKSDFVEYFWLTPKALFERIASGDKTKGDLPKLVKIFYGE